Genomic window (Streptomyces sp. NBC_00078):
TAGCCGGGGTTGGGCGAGCCGATCATGTCGAAGTTCAGATAGTCGCTGATCTTCGAACGGTTCGCGGTGGAGAGGCTGTTGACGTAGTAACGGGAGCCGACCATGCCCAGCTCCTCCGCGCCCCACCAGGCGAACCGCAGGTGCTTGGCGGGCTTGTAGCCGGCCCGCGACACGGCGAGCGCGGACTCCAGGATGCCGGCCGAGCCGGAGCCGTTGTCGTTGATGCCGGGCCCGGCGGTGACGCTGTCCAGATGGGACCCGGCCATGACGACCTGGTTGGTGTCGCCGCCCGGCCAGTCGGCGATCAGGTTGTAGCCGGTGCTGCCCGAGGACGTGAACTGCTGGACGGTGGTGGTGAATCCGGCCGCGTCCAGTTTGGCTTTCACATAGTCGAGCGAGGCCTTGTAGCCGGCCCGGCCGTGCGCGCGATTGCCGCCGTTGGCGGTGGCGATGGACTGCAGTTGGGCGAGGTGGGCCTTGACGTTGGCCACGGAGATGTCGGGCGCGGCGGCGGCCGCCGATGCGGGTGTCGCAGCGGGTGCCGCGCCGGCTATGGATCCACCGGTCAGGAGCATGACAGCCGAAACGGTGACGGCCGCCGTCGCACGCCCGGAAACGGAGAGCTTCATGTGGGGGGCTCCGAAGTCCTTCGATCGAACAGGGTCCCCGGATGGTGAAGCTTTGACCAACTAGGAGTCAAGGGCGTTATCAGGACAGCGGGTTCGTATAACGGAGCATCCGGAGTTCCGGCCGCCCCTCGGGACACGTCCTGCGCTCACCTACTGCACACAGAACTCGTTGCCCTCCGGATCCGCCATCACCACCCACTCCCCGCCCGCCTCCTCGACCCGGCGCAGCACACTCGCCCCGAGCCCCTCCAGCCGTTCGACCTCCCCGTCCCGGCGCCCGTCTCCGGGATGCAGATCGAGATGGAGCCGGTTCTTCACGGTCTTCGCCTCCGGCACCCGCTGGAACAGCAGCCGCCGCCCGAGACCGGTTCCGCTGTCCTGGTCGTAGGGATCGTCCGGATGCCGTACGGCGATCAGGTCCCGGAAGGCCGGGCGGCCCTGGAAGTCGAGC
Coding sequences:
- a CDS encoding VOC family protein, giving the protein MTQTPVHWKLVIDSADPHAQAEFWSAALRYEVEDNSALIERLLKLGALPAAATLDFQGRPAFRDLIAVRHPDDPYDQDSGTGLGRRLLFQRVPEAKTVKNRLHLDLHPGDGRRDGEVERLEGLGASVLRRVEEAGGEWVVMADPEGNEFCVQ
- a CDS encoding M28 family metallopeptidase — protein: MKLSVSGRATAAVTVSAVMLLTGGSIAGAAPAATPASAAAAAPDISVANVKAHLAQLQSIATANGGNRAHGRAGYKASLDYVKAKLDAAGFTTTVQQFTSSGSTGYNLIADWPGGDTNQVVMAGSHLDSVTAGPGINDNGSGSAGILESALAVSRAGYKPAKHLRFAWWGAEELGMVGSRYYVNSLSTANRSKISDYLNFDMIGSPNPGYFVYDDDPAIEKTFKDYFTGLGIATEPETEGDGRSDHAPFKNAGVPVGGLFSGADYIKTAAQAAKWGGTSGRAFDRCYHASCDTASNIDSTALDHNSDAIAQALWELSS